A window from Montipora capricornis isolate CH-2021 chromosome 7, ASM3666992v2, whole genome shotgun sequence encodes these proteins:
- the LOC138057841 gene encoding uncharacterized protein codes for MPPKRPAETTKESEEKRQRVDESNMDSVIQTAAGPALTIRPALIETLVSRVADEVTSRLQPQNADPLPGPSSEGQPPRHEQAPAVADPQDKTKSLVEQTVSCVSQSLAGEQNPVPGRIFHSCSLPIDCKVSDKVRAKIWANEYIDFGVLLSNPIFENKFKIAVQTVDSSGAPSLCLESASKPRKIFTIDQWGSCFLVFVGVYTSKFPSEAPSLMKYGEIIRDLAARGHDWRFYDENFRFLRQSQSSSMPWGTIHGELWLRAQSSVANNGKAVMNFTGKQNLRVPAGYCFKFHKGGHCDGCAYSHNCFKCDGNHRANLCTFRRPSPPSGLPPQAARSPSSTNTAFHGSHRPNTKPSDSSKSGTT; via the coding sequence ATGCCTCCTAAACGGCCAGCAGAGACCACTAAAGAGTCAGAGGAAAAGCGGCAGCGTGTAGATGAAAGTAACATGGACAGCGTTATTCAAACTGCAGCTGGCCCGGCATTGACGATCCGCCCTGCTTTAATCGAAACCCTTGTTAGCAGAGTGGCAGACGAGGTTACAAGCCGCCTACAACCTCAGAATGCAGACCCGTTGCCTGGCCCCAGCTCTGAGGGGCAACCTCCCAGACATGAACAAGCCCCGGCAGTTGCTGACCCCCAGGATAAAACCAAGTCATTGGTCGAGCAAACTGTATCTTGTGTCAGCCAGTCCTTGGCAGGTGAGCAGAACCCTGTGCCAGGAAGAATCTTTCACTCCTGCAGTCTACCAATTGACTGTAAGGTTTCTGATAAAGTTCGGGCCAAGATTTGGGCCAATGAGTATATTGATTTTGGGGTTTTGCTTTCAAACCcgatttttgaaaacaaatttaaaattgcgGTTCAAACGGTTGATAGTAGTGGTGCACCATCCTTATGTTTAGAGTCAGCGTCTAAACCACGTAAAATATTTACCATTGATCAATGGGGTTcttgttttttggttttcgtTGGTGTTTATACTAGTAAGTTTCCTTCAGAAGCACCTAGCTTGATGAAGTATGGTGAAATAATAAGGGATCTGGCAGCCCGGGGGCATGACTGGAGATTTTACGATGAAAATTTCAGATTCTTACGTCAATCGCAGTCTTCCTCAATGCCGTGGGGAACAATACATGGCGAGCTGTGGCTACGTGCACAGTCTAGTGTTGCCAATAATGGCAAGGCTGTTATGAATTTTACAGGGAAACAGAATTTAAGAGTCCCAGCTGGttactgttttaaatttcataaaGGCGGGCATTGTGACGGCTGTGCATACAGCCACAATTGCTTTAAATGTGACGGCAATCACAGGGCCAATTTGTGTACTTTTCGTCGCCCAAGTCCACCATCTGGCTTGCCCCCCCAGGCTGCCAGGTCCCCATCCTCTACCAATACAGCATTTCATGGATCCCATCGCCCCAACACTAAGCCTTCCGACTCCAGTAAATCCGGAACGACTTAA